Within Xanthomonas theicola, the genomic segment GGATTGGAGCGATGCCCGGCGTACGCAAAAAGACGTGGATGCGCGCTGGACAAGCAGGCACGGCAAGTCGTTTTACGGCGACAAGCCTCACGCCAACACGAATCGGCGCTGGGGCTTGGTCCGTGTGCATGAGGTGAGCGGCGCGAACGTGCACGACAGCCAGCACTTCGAGGATTTGATCGAGGAGGCCAACACGGCACGGGGGATCCGAGCCGACAGCGCGCACGCTCACAAGGAGCGCGACGCCAGGCTGAAGGCCGCCGGCGATCGCGTGGACATCCACCAACAGGGGGTTGGCGGCAAGTCACTGTCCGAAGCGCGACAGCGTCGCAACCATCGCATTGCGAAGGATCGGGCATTCGTCGAGCACGCCTTGGCACGATTGGCGCAACAAGGCGGCAAGTGTTTGCGCACGATGGGGTTGGCACGGGCGAAGGGGGCGATCGGCTTGAAGGTCGCCAGCCACAACCTGATGCGCCTGGCGCGGCTGCAGGAAGCCGGAGCCATGCCTGCATGAGCGCGTGGCATGCCCAGATCGCGGTTGCCACCGCCGATCAAGGCGGCGATGGCTGCCGAAAGTTCCGTGCCGGGGCGAATCAACCCGCGTTGCGAGCCGAAAATTCATCAGGACGCATCAAAGGGTGGGGGTGTTCAGGCGCCCTTATTTCTATTGATCATCCTTTCCCCCAGAACCCATCAAGTCGCGCTTGCAAAAAAAGGCCCCTATTTCAATAAAGGCCTTTTTTAGGGTTCTTCTCCCAACCGAGTAGAACAGTACTGCAGTTGCTCACGCCACGAACAATGCCTTCATCTTCTTCAGCG encodes:
- a CDS encoding IS5 family transposase, with translation MALLSRHIDFTGIARAVDAKLGLGAKAKGGRPAWPAEGMMRVLLLQQLYKFFRRCAGGPVADRRSFMRFIGLENSGKVPDAKTTWVWRERLKERAAMGDSSAAIGGQLARAGDIAGGGQVIDASIVSAPIQRDTREENERLKQGEVPQDWSDARRTQKDVDARWTSRHGKSFYGDKPHANTNRRWGLVRVHEVSGANVHDSQHFEDLIEEANTARGIRADSAHAHKERDARLKAAGDRVDIHQQGVGGKSLSEARQRRNHRIAKDRAFVEHALARLAQQGGKCLRTMGLARAKGAIGLKVASHNLMRLARLQEAGAMPA